A genomic region of Lodderomyces elongisporus chromosome 5, complete sequence contains the following coding sequences:
- the PEX10 gene encoding peroxisome biogenesis factor 10 (BUSCO:EOG092635ST) → MSSERRLPFADAATIVRAHQKDVYFESSYRSQLQDILQIFKGQRFINEFPQEITVLSKALYLALTTLIGARTLGEEYVDLIYVNKTGRKLPKLLPRLGFLISYALAPYLINKFVKYLRTKREKRELEGDQSKDSWLVKFFSNYYEVLDTMINIHIAVFYFKGEFYSISKRLFGLRYAYGHHKEPEKMQRGNYSLLGGLIIIQFAVKLLMNLKEFNEEYVKKHSKRKEDDEKSSQQTNSIEDEAKVHSITELSTLSDNFDTTLLIDLADEKQLPYLQDTARNCMLCLSPMVSPSAANCGHLYCWDCIVDWIRENPECPLCRQQCLEQHLLPLR, encoded by the exons ATGTCTTCAGAACGACGTTTGCCATTTGCAGATGCTGCCACTATAG TAAGGGCGCATCAAAAGGATGTTTATTTTGAATCATCGTATCGCTCGCAACTACAGGATATCCTCCAAATCTTCAAGGGCCAAAGGTTTATTAATGAATTCCCTCAGGAGATTACTGTACTTTCGAAAGCATTGTATTTGGCACTAACGACATTGATTGGCGCAAGAACACTTGGTGAAGAGTATGTGGACTTGATATATGTTAATAAAACTGGACGGAAACTCCCGAAACTTTTGCCTAGATTGGGATTTTTGATATCTTATGCATTGGCACCATATCTCATTAATAAATTCGTCAAGTATTTGCGgacaaagagagagaagcgAGAATTGGAAGGAGATCAAAGTAAAGATAGTTGGCTCGTCAAGTTCTTTTCCAACTACTATGAAGTTCTTGACACGATGATCAATATCCACATTGCAGTTTTTTACTTCAAAGGTGAATTCTACTCCATCTCAAAACGACTATTTGGCCTTCGCTATGCTTACGGGCATCACAAGGAACCAGAGAAGATGCAAAGAGGGAACTATTCCTTGCTTGGAGGATTAATTATTATACAATTTGCCGTTAAATTATTGATGAATTTAAAGGAGTTCAACGAGGAATACGTAAAGAAGCacagtaaaagaaaagaagatgatgaaaagtCCTCACAACAGACTAATTCTATAGAGGATGAAGCAAAAGTGCACAGTATTACTGAGTTGAGCACGTTAAGTGACAACTTTGATACAACTCTATTAATTGACCTTGCCGATGAAAAACAGTTACCCTATTTGCAAGACACTGCAAGGAATTGTATGTTGTGTTTGTCGCCTATGGTATCTCCAAGTGCAGCCAACTGTGGACATTTGTATTGTTGGGATTGTATTGTGGATTGGATTAGAGAAAATCCAGAATGTCCATTATGTAGACAACAATGTTTAGAACAGCATCTACTTCCTTTGAGATAG
- the MNN10 gene encoding alpha-1,6-mannosyltransferase (CAZy:GT34), translated as MSGSYSLPYSSDSGVSPPHDLSKPFKPQQKSSSLDTGLHFVNRHKKIVLAFITLICLSLFTDIPYVPHFKSTSPKVVIILAANEGGGVLKWKSPQEWSVERSSIANKKHYAKQHGYGLTIKDMTIKKRYSHEWRESWEKVDILKQTMRQFPQTEWFWWLDLHTYIMDPSISLEEHFLNNLDNATYRTLEQFNPLGLPTDIPYVDYKQPIDMIITQDCGGFNLGSFLVRRSSWSEMLLDIWWDPAMYEQMHMQWEHKEQDALETLYSTQAWIRERIGFLPLRKINAFPPGACADKADDPQYFFKDHDFVINMAGCEWGRDCWGEMEHYKALSKKLRKSWWKFWQ; from the coding sequence ATGAGCGGGTCTTATTCATTACCCTATAGCAGTGATCTGGGTGTTTCTCCTCCTCATGATTTGCTGAAACCATTTAAACCCCAGCAGAAACTGTCATCCTTGGATACGGGACTTCATTTTGTCAATAGACACAAGAAGATAGTGCTAGCGTTTATCACTTTAATCTGTCTATCATTGTTCACTGATATTCCATATGTTCCACACTTTAAATCCACATCTCCCAAAGTGGTCATTATCCTAGCTGCCAATgaaggtggtggtgttttGAAATGGAAGTCACCACAAGAGTGGTCGGTGGAAAGATCATCAATTGCTAATAAGAAGCATTATGCCAAGCAGCACGGGTATGGTCTCACCATTAAAGATATGACCATCAAGAAGAGATATTCACACGAATGGAGAGAAAGCTGGGAAAAAGTTGACATCctcaaacaaacaatgagACAATTTCCACAAACCGAGTGGTTCTGGTGGTTGGACTTGCATACTTATATAATGGATCCGCTGATTTCACTTGAAGAACACTTTTTGAACAATTTGGATAATGCTACGTATAGAACATTGGAGCAGTTCAACCCTTTGGGCTTGCCCACTGATATTCCTTATGTCGACTATAAGCAACCAATAGACATGATTATTACGCAAGATTGTGGTGGATTCAATCTTGGTTCATTTTTGGTACGAAGGTCATCTTGGTCTGAGATGTTGTTGGATATATGGTGGGATCCAGCAATGTATGAACAAATGCACATGCAGTGGGAGCACAAGGAACAGGACGCACTAGAAACATTGTACTCAACCCAAGCATGGATCAGAGAGAGAATTGGGTTCTTACCATTACGAAAGATCAATGCATTCCCACCTGGCGCATGTGCAGATAAAGCAGATGACCCgcaatattttttcaagGACCATGATTTTGTTATCAATATGGCTGGCTGTGAATGGGGAAGAGATTGCTGGGGAGAGATGGAACACTACAAGGCATTATCAAAGAAACTACGTAAATCATGGTGGAAATTTTGGCAGTGA
- the SWI1 gene encoding component of SWI/SNF global activator complex: MSDTDWINDPNFMGGPTGDDFLNSIFDQTQGQTLSNETQQQQQQHQQQQQQQHQEQPASQQQQQQEQQQQQRQAPPPQFWQNQQQQEHQQIPQQFNQVQSPAPGSQFQQTQQPQISGFEQTPTTQTLDSQDFNAMFARQQVPQQSNNANKQEMLMKMKQQIYRQRMQAQAQAQAQALTQGQIQNQGQGQTHNQQFTQNFPSQGSPIPSQIPTPSTVQQGASPQVSSATSGINTNLGNSFSPQFQHQSPHQSQQGLQGIQSTRPPSNPQVQHFPQQQQQPQQQQPQQQQPQQQQPQQQQPQQQQQPPQQQIQQQRMQQQKQLMTGQLNSELFHTLLYDFLQRRGTPIKSHPTINGKRVNLFMIYLLCTKMGGFNQLKKFLNINFSQQQQNPWSVIAPRIGVYEGANLQEPGVKESIDQEVCNCYATYILPYEEYNATPNGQRDLSQRRQIFQAQVLQKFQQAQQNQQNQQTSQVQDRSQPQFQTQKSQQIPPQQQLRQQSQQPPSSQSMPSNLQSQVISPSAANNPTPIGTHSTHQSPIVNSAPTPQQRKLSRASNASVQNSPRVNSPYVQNQHNQHNQQFRQPPPSQQQQQLPHARVQQIQQQKQQSRRASPQQQYKAPPQPQVQPQSQNIPQQSQNQRVPSQPQVMQQQNLPQQNLQQQNLQQQNLQQQNPQQQNPQQQNPQQQNLPQQNPQQQILQNQTPVPPPFQQQQQQQQQQQHPRQHLPQQQAIQQDIPATNSRQPSQTGSMQQMKHIISKEEASVLRNYVPFKRIIDTHGFQSIKDISHLGSEIEAAKPIYLFAPELGMINLQALTMAIKSNHGIQSGEVVNALNTLLVTTSDTNYTFQIRDCFELLDALSALGKEILRKIIHGNAAPQDVVVEDVSKMSSQNNIDDVFAKYVSGGRGEDISYVVNSLTGEVESEDENAVNELFEFEESSSATTPASVSSATATATTTTTDTNKNETATNATTSLGSEEDEDDIREFHIDDYSCALQEFKYENKHHFSELQVKSATDDQVLLIDELITITMILRNISFSDFNKEPMANNRLFKDLLFAIVKGIASHRSKFRFSRKRLCLLKDCLLMLDNIAFHTQLQSLEEAFLSFVLVECFGPAIEDRWAIPRCNLDTHSYFSFGIDALTKLLVREPYNRSLFQAMFNGTLNIGMTSSYTNNFLVSQEDQDRTRRLISLYLGKNAGEYKSGILLTRAFQLYMSIIPYDANSFEFSKFVFIRAPTVSQLLFGVKLIIDMAPIEDLHTPLHEITLYWILENRELILGNFARIVVALASETGKFPRGSAEHSILSSSLTKALLVVNSLIENALLAKKIEDETQEHSELIEKLTDCYAFPRIIPDVTLTLDTFLAPTIDYGLGDEIVRLLRCLKDLKACETI; the protein is encoded by the coding sequence ATGTCCGATACAGATTGGATTAATGACCCAAATTTTATGGGAGGGCCAACTGGTGATGACTTTCTTAACTCAATCTTTGATCAAACGCAGGGTCAAACATTGCTGAATGagacacaacaacaacaacaacaacatcaacaacaacaacaacaacaacaccaagaGCAACCGGCttcacagcagcagcaacaacaagaacaacaacaacaacaacgtcaAGCTCCGCCTCCTCAGTTTTGGCAaaatcagcaacaacaggaaCATCAGCAAATTCCACAGCAGTTCAATCAGGTGCAATCACCTGCGCCCGGACTGcaatttcaacaaacacaacagCCACAGATATCAGGATTTGAACAAACTCCAACTACTCAAACACTTGACTCGCAAGACTTTAATGCTATGTTTGCGAGACAACAAGTACCGCAACAGTCGAACAATGCTAATAAACAAgagatgttgatgaaaatgaaacagCAAATTTACAGGCAAAGAATGCAAGCACAAGCTCAGGCTCAAGCCCAAGCATTGACCCAAGGACAAATTCAAAACCAAGGTCAGGGCCAAACACATAACCAACAGTTTACACAAAACTTTCCATCGCAAGGGTCGCCAATACCTTCGCAGATTCCTACTCCACTGACTGTTCAACAAGGTGCTTCTCCACAAGTGTCTAGTGCAACTAGTGGGATCAACACAAATTTGGGAAATAGTTTTTCACCGCAGTTCCAGCATCAGCTGCCCCATCAATCACAACAAGGTCTTCAAGGTATTCAATCTACTAGACCGCCTCTGAATCCACAAGTACAACATTTTccacagcaacagcaacaacctcaacagcaacaacctcaacagcaacaacctcaacagcaacaacctcaacagcaacaacctcaacagcaacagcaaccacCTCAGCAGCAGATTCAGCAACAACGAATGCAACAACAGAAGCAGCTCATGACTGGGCAATTGAATAGCGAGCTTTTCcatactttactttatGATTTTTTGCAGCGTCGTGGGACACCTATTAAATCACACCCCACAATCAATGGTAAACGAGTAAATTTGTTTATGATTTATTTGCTATGCACAAAGATGGGTGGATTTAACCAGCTCAAAAAGTTTCTCAATATTAACTTTctgcaacagcaacaaaatCCATGGAGTGTGATTGCTCCCAGAATTGGAGTTTATGAAGGTGCAAATTTGCAAGAACCAGGTGTCAAGGAAAGTATCGACCAGGAAGTTTGTAATTGTTACGCAACCTATATTCTTCCTTATGAAGAGTATAACGCAACACCAAATGGTCAGCGTGATTTGCTGCAAAGAAGACAAATCTTCCAAGCCCAAGTGTTGCAGAAGTTCCAACAAGCACAGCAAAATCAGCAAAATCAGCAAACTTCACAAGTGCAAGATCGATCGCAACCACAATTTCAAACACAAAAGAGCCAGCAAATACCACCACAGCAACAATTACGTCAACAATCTCAACAACCGCCGTCTTCTCAGCTGATGCCATCAAATCTTCAGTCACAAGTCATTTCACCTTCAGCAGCAAACAACCCAACGCCTATTGGAACTCACTCTACGCATCAAAGCCCGATAGTTAACAGCGCGCCAACACCTCAACAAAGGAAATTGTCTCGTGCTAGTAACGCCTCTGTTCAGAATTCGCCTAGAGTAAACTCTCCATACGTGCAAAACCAGCACAATCAGCACAATCAGCAATTTAGACAACCACCGCCActgcaacagcagcagcagttgcCCCATGCTCGCgttcaacaaattcaacAGCAGAAACAGCAATCTCGACGTGCTCtgcctcaacaacaatataaGGCtccaccacaaccacaggTACAACCACAGTCTCAAAATATCCCTCAGCAATCGCAAAACCAGAGAGTGCCGCTGCAGCCACAAGTCATGCAACAGCAAAATCTCCCACAGCAAAATCTCCAACAGCAAAATCTCCAACAGCAaaatcttcaacaacaaaatcctcaacaacaaaatcctcaacaacaaaatcctcaacaacaaaatctCCCACAGCAAAATCCTCAACAACAGattcttcaaaatcaaactcCTGTTCCTCCTCCAttccagcaacaacaacaacaacaacaacaacaacagcatccTCGTCAACATTTACCACAGCAACAAGCAATCCAACAGGACATTCCTGCAACTAATAGTAGACAACCATCGCAGACCGGTAGTATGCAACAGATGAAGCATATAATCAGCAAAGAAGAGGCGAGTGTTCTTCGAAACTATGTGCCATTTAAAAGAATTATTGATACACATGGCTTTCAGTCGATTAAAGACATCTCTCACTTGGGTAGTGAGATTGAAGCAGCTAAACctatatatttgtttgcCCCGGAGTTGGGAATGATCAATTTACAAGCGCTAACAATGGCTATAAAGAGTAACCATGGTATACAGAGTGGCGAAGTTGTGAATGCGTTGAATACGCTACTCGTGACTACTTCAGACACAAACTATACATTTCAAATTCGTGATTGTTTTGAATTGCTCGATGCGTTGAGTGCTTTGGGTAAAGAAATTTTGCGCAAGATCATACACGGAAATGCAGCACCTCAAgacgttgttgttgaagatgtgAGCAAAATGAGCTCACAGAATAACATTGACGATGTGTTTGCCAAATATGTTTCGGGAGGAAGAGGCGAGGATATTCTGTATGTCGTCAACTCATTGACTGGAGAAGTTGAGTCGGAAGATGAAAACGCTGTAAATGAattatttgaatttgaagaatCGTCATCTGCAACAACACCTGCATCAGTCTCatctgcaactgcaactgcaactacaactacaacagatacaaacaaaaatgaaacagCAACTAATGCTACTACTTCTCTTGGATCCGAGGAAGATGAGGATGACATACGTGAGTTTCatattgatgattattCGTGTGCATTACAAGAGTTCAAATATGAGAACAAACACCACTTTAGTGAGTTGCAAGTCAAAAGTGCTACTGATGACCAGGTGTTGTTGATTGATGAGTTGATCACTataacaatgattttgagaAACATCTCGTTTCTGGATTTCAACAAGGAGCCTATGGCCAACAATAGACTTTTCAAGGACTTGCTATTTGCTATTGTGAAAGGAATTGCACTGCATCGTTCCAAGTTCAGATTTAGTAGGAAAAGACTTTGCTTGTTGAAGGACTGTCTCTTGATGTTGGACAATATTGCATTCCATACACAATTGCAATCGTTGGAAGAAGCATTTTTGTCGTTTGTGTTGGTGGAGTGTTTTGGTCCTGCCATCGAGGATAGATGGGCTATACCTCGTTGTAACTTGGATACTCATTCATACTTTTCCTTTGGAATTGATGCCTTAACTAAGCTCTTGGTGCGGGAGCCTTATAATAGGTCGCTTTTCCAAGCAATGTTTAATGGAACCTTGAATATCGGTATGACATCCAGCTACACCAATAACTTTTTGGTGAGTCAAGAGGATCAAGACCGGACGAGAAGGTTGATTTCTTTATATCTTGGCAAGAATGCAGGAGAGTATAAGTCGGGTATCTTATTGACGAGAGCATTCCAGCTTTACATGAGTATTATTCCATATGACGCCAATAGCTTTGAGTTTTCCAAGTTTGTGTTTATTCGAGCACCCACGGTATCGCAGCTATTATTTGGGGTCAAGTTGATCATCGATATGGCGCCAATAGAGGATTTGCATACGCCACTTCATGAGATTACATTGTACTGGATCTTGGAGAATAGGGAGTTGATTCTTGGAAATTTTGCAagaattgttgttgctttggCGTCAGAGACGGGCAAATTTCCTCGTGGGTCAGCCGAGCATAGCATTTTGTCGTCAAGCTTGACAAAGGCTCTACTTGTTGTTAATTCATTAATCGAGAATGCGCTTTTGGCAAAGAAGATTGAAGATGAGACCCAGGAGCATTCAGAGTTGATTGAGAAGTTGACTGATTGTTATGCCTTTCCCAGAATCATCCCGGATGTGACGTTGACTTTGGATACATTTTTGGCACCAACAATTGATTATGGCTTGGGTGATGAGATTGTAAGGTTACTCAGATGCTTAAAAGATTTGAAAGCATGCGAAACCATATAA
- the HIS4 gene encoding trifunctional histidinol dehydrogenase (BUSCO:EOG09262E98) → MSFPLLPFVSSPESSQVEEFSLTGAILLPYSSLKISKHWTRQFSNDLKIYVKVDPSVTVDQITELLNTGVEKVFIYDIEQYKEATVNAGLPAARFATTNIDTAEAYLESSLIVSEKLNDVKLYNNHENRTIYFDVSNSGTQEEVNALAKEGYTPIISADKLTTKKQEAGKISISSVFIDTLVTDRPDGLFTTLVTSPAPEFTSLGVVYSSKDSIAAAIEEKVGVYQSRKRTHELWYKGKTSGATQKLVAISKDCDSDVVQFIVESRKGYGFCHRETQYTCFGDEQVKSSGKGLVKLDKTLSERFSEIDAAPEGSYTKRLFQDENLLIAKLKEELDELIDAKGNRDEVAWEAADLIYFVMTWCVKNGVRLADVEKNLDVKSLKVTRRKGDAKPQYVQKEQEKKEEVKAKVEEKDLESNESYEMEVIVADDITSSNVDKAMKRPVQKTSDIMKLVLPIIENVKTNGDKALIELTAKFDGVQLTTPVLNAPFPQELMEISQEMKDAIDLSMANIEKFHRAQLPTEEVMTVETCPGVYCSRFAKPIENVGLYVPGGTAVLPSTAMMLGVPAKVAGCKNIIIASPPARATGKLTPEVVYVAHKLGAQKIVMAGGAQAVTAMAYGTESVIKCDKILGPGNQFVTAAKMYVQNDTQALCSIDMPAGPSEVLVIADNNADADFVASDLLSQAEHGVDSQVILIGVDLTKEKLAAFQDAVKKQASVLPRKEIVAKCLSHSFILLVKSYKEAFELSNQYAPEHLILQIDNAKSFVPSSIENAGSVFVGALSPESCGDYSSGTNHTLPTYGYARQYSGVNTATFQKFITSQDVTEKGLKSIGKAVMTLAHVEGLEAHRRAVEVRMEKLGLL, encoded by the coding sequence ATGAGCTTTCCACTTTTACCATTTGTCTCATCGCCCGAGAGCTCGCAAGTGGAGGAATTTAGTCTCACAGGAGCAATTTTGCTTCCATATTCTTCACTCAAGATTAGCAAGCACTGGACTCGTCAGTTCTCAAACGACTTGAAAATTTATGTCAAAGTTGACCCCTCCGTTACAGTTGACCAAATCACTGAGTTATTAAATACTGGTGTGGAAAAAGTGTTTATTTACGACATTGAACAATACAAAGAAGCTACCGTCAATGCAGGATTACCAGCAGCAAGGTTTGCAACCACTAACATCGACACTGCAGAAGCTTATCTTGAGTCGTCACTTATTGTGAGTGAAAAGTTGAACGATGTTAAGTTGTACAACAATCACGAAAACAGAACAATTTATTTCGATGTTTCCAACTCTGGAACTCAAGAGGAGGTTAATGCATTGGCCAAGGAAGGATACACTCCTATTATTTCTGCAGATAAATTAACCACAAAGAAGCAAGAGGCAGGGAAGATCTCTATATCATCAGTGTTTATCGACACATTGGTCACAGATAGACCAGATGGATTATTCACTACACTTGTTACTTCCCCTGCTCCAGAATTTACTAGTTTGGGTGTCGTTTACTCTTCCAAGGACTCTATTGCAGCCGctattgaagaaaaagttggTGTGTATCAATCGAGAAAGAGAACTCATGAATTATGGTACAAGGGAAAGACTAGTGGTGCTACACAGAAACTAGTTGCCATTAGTAAGGACTGCGATTCCGACGTTGTACAATTCATAGTTGAGTCGCGTAAAGGCTACGGATTCTGCCACAGGGAAACGCAATATACATGTTTCGGAGATGAACAAGTGAAATCGTCAGGTAAGGGCTTGGTCAAGTTGGACAAGACGTTGTCCGAAAGATTTAGTGAGATTGATGCGGCTCCTGAAGGATCGTATACCAAGCGATTGTTCCAGGATGAAAACTTGCTCATTGCCAAgttgaaagaagaattggACGAATTGATTGATGCAAAGGGCAATAGGGATGAAGTCGCTTGGGAAGCCGCAGACttgatttattttgtaATGACATGGTGTGTAAAGAATGGGGTACGATTGGCAGATGTGGAGAAGAATTTGGATGTCAAGAGTTTGAAAGTGACGAGAAGAAAAGGTGATGCTAAGCCGCAATATGTGCAAAAGGAgcaagagaagaaagaggaagtTAAGGCCAAGgtagaagagaaagactTGGAATCCAACGAATCGTATGAAATGGAGGTTATTGTTGCCGATGACATTACTTCTTCAAATGTAGACAAGGCTATGAAGAGACCAGTTCAAAAAACATCAGACATTATGAAGCTTGTGCTTCCAATTATTGAAAATGTGAAAACAAATGGCGATAAAGCATTAATCGAACTCACTGCAAAATTTGACGGTGTGCAACTCACCACTCCTGTGTTGAATGCACCTTTCCCCCAGGAATTGATGGAAATTTCACAAGAAATGAAAGATGCCATTGATTTATCCATGGCcaacattgaaaaattcCATAGAGCTCAATTGCCTACTGAAGAAGTGATGACTGTTGAAACTTGCCCTGGAGTTTATTGTTCAAGATTTGCTAAACCTATTGAAAATGTCGGTCTTTACGTTCCAGGTGGTACTGCAGTTTTGCCCTCGACGGCAATGATGTTGGGTGTTCCAGCTAAGGTTGCAGGATGTAAAAACATTATTATTGCATCACCACCAGCTAGAGCTACTGGTAAATTAACTCCCGAGGTCGTATATGTTGCTCACAAGCTTGGGGCCCAAAAGATTGTTATGGCAGGTGGCGCGCAAGCAGTTACTGCAATGGCATACGGTACAGAATCCGTTATCAAGTGTGATAAGATCCTTGGCCCTGGTAACCAATTTGTTACTGCAGCAAAGATGTACGTACAGAATGACACTCAAGCGCTCTGTTCCATTGATATGCCAGCTGGTCCAAGTGAGGTGCTTGTGATTGCTGATAACAATGCCGATGCAGACTTTGTCGCTAGTGATTTGTTGTCACAAGCCGAACATGGTGTTGATTCACAAGTCATTCTCATTGGTGTTGACTTgacgaaagaaaaacttgCAGCTTTCCAAGATGCCGTTAAAAAACAGGCATCTGTGTTgccaagaaaagaaattgttgCCAAATGTCTTTCACATTCATTCATCTTACTCGTCAAGTCCTATAAAGAGGCATTTGAGTTATCTAACCAATACGCACCAGAGCATCTTATCTTGCAAATTGATAACGCTAAATCTTTTGTTCCTTCACTGATTGAAAATGCGGGCTCGGTGTTTGTTGGTGCATTGTCACCAGAATCATGTGGTGATTATTCATCGGGAACAAACCATACATTGCCAACATATGGATACGCAAGACAATACAGTGGTGTTAATACTGCTACTTTCCAGAAGTTCATTACATCACAAGACGTGACTGAAAAAGGATTAAAGAGTATTGGTAAAGCAGTGATGACATTGGCTCACGTTGAAGGATTAGAGGCACATAGAAGAGCTGTTGAAGTTAGGATGGAGAAACTTGGATTGCTTTAA
- the PEX5 gene encoding Peroxisomal membrane signal receptor PTS1 has product MSFVGGGPDCAVGNNAVSQLNKHTQQDRSLQQQASSSQQHGINLPNQGFKSRDNIINARDRQNLDQFMNAGSPSVQANSFQFQQMRHELNGMQHHQQPQQHQNNWSKDFKQQSVSPVPQNASPIVKNTQWANEFQSVGPSVQQSSQAIHQHHPQALGNQNYTSYRPMMNSYRPMMMMGGAGGMSSYQQQQQQQPMMHQHQQPQADTQKQDSTQQVDWDDQFKQIEELSTSELNKEEEATKQADDKDDIVIDDKYQATFQEVWDSLNSEAFENDLIEQQYEEFKHTQRETFPADMNQWERDFAKYASTRAHFGDYKFEEQSQNQFMDLPADQDPYEIGLQLMENGAKLSEAALAFEAAIQKNENHVDAWLKLGEVQTQNEKEIAGISALEKCLELHPENAEAMMNLAISYINEGYDNAAFATLERWISTKYPAIAEKARLENPEITDEDRISLNNRVTELFLKAAQLSPDHASMDADVQMGLGVLFYANEDFDKTIDCFKAALSIRPNDAVLWNRLGASLANSNRSEEAVEAYFKALQLKPTFVRARYNLGVSCINIGCYKEAVEHLLSGLSMHQVEGVEGDNNASGNMGTLNHNQSTSLTETLKRAFIGMERRDLVELVKPNMDLNQFRGEFNF; this is encoded by the coding sequence ATGTCATTTGTTGGAGGCGGTCCAGATTGTGCTGTTGGAAACAATGCTGTTTCTCAACTAAACAAACATACTCAACAAGATAGATCTTTACAACAACAGGCCTCTTCATCTCAGCAACATGGAATAAACTTACCAAATCAAGGTTTTAAAAGCAGAGATAACATTATCAATGCAAGAGATCGACAAAATCTTGACCAGTTTATGAATGCTGGTTCTCCATCTGTTCAGGCAAATTCCTTTCAATTTCAGCAGATGAGACACGAACTTAACGGAATGCAACATCACCAGCAACCGCAACAACACCAGAATAACTGGTCTAAGGATTTTAAGCAGCAATCGGTATCGCCTGTCCCACAAAATGCTTCACCCATTGTTAAAAACACACAATGGGCAAACGAGTTTCAGAGTGTGGGGCCGCTGGTTCAACAATCATCACAAGCTATACATCAGCACCACCCACAAGCTCTAGGAAACCAAAATTATACGCTGTATAGACCCATGATGAATTCATACCGtccaatgatgatgatgggtGGTGCGGGTGGCATGTCCTCCtaccaacagcaacagcaacaacagccaatgatgcaccaacaccaacaaccacaagCAGATACTCAGAAGCAGGATTCAACTCAACAGGTTGATTGGGATGACCAGtttaaacaaattgaagagTTATCAACGTCTGAGttgaacaaagaagaagaggcaACGAAACAAGCCGACGACAAGGATGATATAGTTATTGATGACAAGTACCAAGCAACATTTCAAGAAGTATGGGATAGTTTAAATTCTGAAGCATTTGAGAATGATCTTATTGAGCAACAGTACGAAGAGTTTAAACATACCCAACGTGAAACTTTTCCAGCAGATATGAATCAATGGGAAAGGGATTTTGCCAAATATGCATCAACAAGAGCCCATTTCGGAGATTACAAGTTTGAAGAACAAAGCCAAAACCAATTTATGGATTTACCAGCTGATCAAGACCCATATGAGATTGGTTTACAGTTGATGGAGAATGGGGCAAAGCTTTCTGAAGCTGCATTGGCCTTTGAGGCTGCAATccagaaaaatgaaaaccaTGTTGATGCATGGTTGAAATTGGGCGAGGTACAAacacaaaatgaaaaagagattGCTGGTATTTCTGCGTTGGAGAAATGCCTTGAGTTGCATCCAGAGAATGCAGAAGCAATGATGAATTTAGCAATTTCCTACATTAACGAAGGATACGACAATGCTGCATTTGCCACCTTGGAGAGATGGATATCTACAAAATACCCCGCAATAGCCGAGAAAGCCAGACTCGAGAATCCTGAAATTACCGATGAAGACCGCATTTCTCTTAATAACAGAGTCACTGAATTATTCCTCAAGGCTGCACAATTATCACCGGATCATGCTAGTATGGATGCGGATGTTCAAATGGGGCTTGGTGTGTTGTTCTACGCTAACGAAGATTTTGACAAGACAATAGATTGTTTCAAAGCCGCATTGAGTATCAGGCCCAATGATGCTGTGTTGTGGAACAGGTTAGGTGCCTCATTGGCCAATTCAAATAGACTGGAGGAGGCAGTAGAGGCATATTTCAAAGCATTGCAGTTGAAGCCAACATTTGTCAGGGCCAGATATAATCTCGGTGTATCGTGCATTAATATTGGCTGCTACAAGGAAGCAGTCGAGCATTTATTAAGTGGATTGCTGATGCATCAAGTCGAAGGTGTTGAAGGAGATAACAATGCTAGCGGTAATATGGGAACATTGAACCACAACCAGTCTACTTCATTGACTGAAACATTGAAGAGAGCATTTATTGGTATGGAAAGAAGAGACTTGGTTGAGTTGGTGAAACCCAACATGGATTTAAACCAATTTAGAGGCGAATTTAACTTTTGA